A stretch of the Ornithodoros turicata isolate Travis chromosome 4, ASM3712646v1, whole genome shotgun sequence genome encodes the following:
- the LOC135391952 gene encoding uncharacterized protein LOC135391952 gives MTSARPISVTQLTGGFAPDIDGRSFSFVEALPSVRYCYSCNIVPKTTYVLECVHSFCKSCYDQVLAKGPRCPIDKGDFDVKYVRDMVFTQKQLKATKTICHNWIHGCGFAGNVMDMAKHSSGSCGFHMVACRFCKASVRKDDMVDHFVSGGCKAEDASYESVPVLALHAGKQPGGYRGMPTLSEPTANVLLIDGDQSSTRPTKDTDCEASTVEDEGIGIEDGTPRKLWDAGKTPQPEDLELLSAEEEEKFRTRGPKSYATSIGDVFDGNLHETCENLLSLIPVEASSSSVEVGINVCPSPSRSRDSSLFRIGNRCAYLKAFIPSRDTNLRLYLAVRRSTDKKPVSERVWHKLVIKCSKHQLRSGTNRCTCVQVWFRNDGNLQEIIGFHLKPEFDVVGGAYVPFSVGDLERKNCVQDGQITVVLEGAVAS, from the exons ATGACCTCGGCGCGTCCAATATCCGTAACGCAACTCACGGGCGGCTTCGCACCAGACATCGACGGCAGATCCTTTTCCTTCGTGGAAGCTCTGCCGAGCGTGCGTTATTGCTACAGTTGCAATATCGTACCGAAGACTACGTACGTTCTCGAATGTGTGCATTCCTTCTGCAAGTCATGCTACGATCAAGTTCTCGCCAAGGGTCCCAGGTGCCCGATCGACAAGGGAGACTTCGATGTCAAATATGTCCGAGACATGGTGTTTACGCAGAAGCAACTCAAAGCGACGAAGACCATCTGCCACAATTGGATTCATGGCTGCGGATTCGCCGGGAACGTCATGGATATGGCGAAGCATTCCTCGGGATCGTGTGGTTTTCACATGGTTGCTTGCCGTTTCTGCAAAGCGAGTGTGCGGAAGGACGACATGGTGGATCATTTTGTTAGTGGTGGCTGCAAAGCCGAAGATGCATCTTATGAAAG TGTTCCGGTCTTGGCTTTGCATGCCGGAAAACAGCCAGGAGGGTATCGTGGCATGCCAACACTCTCGGAGCCTACTGCGAACGTCCTCTTGATTGACGGCGACCAGTCAAGCACACGTCCGACTAAAGACACCGACTGCGAAGCATCAACCGTAGAAGACGAAGGTATTGGCATAGAAGATGGGACACCACGAAAGTTGTGGGACGCCGGGAAGACGCCGCAACCCGAAGACTTGGAACTGTTATCTGCCGAGGAAGAGGAGAAGTTTCGAACCAGGGGCCCAAAATCCTACGCGACGTCCATAGGCGATGTCTTCGACGGAAATCTACACGAGACCTGTGAAAACCTGCTGTCCCTTATTCCCGTCGAAGCGTCCAGCAGCAGCGTAGAAGTTGGCATCAACGTCTGTCCTTCTCCGAGCCGAAGCCGAGACAGTTCGTTGTTCAGGATTGGTAACCGCTGTGCCTATCTGAAGGCCTTCATTCCCAGCAGGGACACAAACCTGAGGCTGTATCTCGCCGTGCGTCGAAGCACGGACAAGAAGCCTGTTTCTGAGCGGGTATGGCACAAGCTGGTCATCAAGTGCTCCAAGCACCAGCTCCGCAGCGGGACCAACAGATGCACGTGCGTTCAGGTCTGGTTCAGGAACGACGGGAACCTGCAAGAGATCATCGGCTTTCATCTGAAACCCGAGTTCGATGTTGTCGGTGGCGCTTACGTGCCATTCAGTGTCGGCGATTTGGAGAGAAAGAACTGTGTTCAAGACGGACAGATCACTGTTGTGCTGGAAGGCGCGGTGGCATCGTGA
- the LOC135391953 gene encoding uncharacterized protein LOC135391953: MPDGPVDYGVLEADRVSILYFNFLYAADLILPCSVCIDATKAPCGKMTSASHSSVTYLVGFSPEIDGRPFCFAKPLPSVRYCYICNIVPRTIYVLECLHPFCKTCYDRIVAKGPWCPVDGNYFNVEVVRELLFTPDRLKETKVICQNSNGGCGFVGNVMDIVEHSLRSCGFLMVTCRRCNESVRKDDMLEHSVGGGCKAASYVRIPVLDLHAGEPPGSRGDMPALSEPTVLLIGGGDRCPMKDTGCEASTVEDEGIAMEDGTPRKLSDAEKTPQPEYFELLSAEEEKQFRTRRSRSSAPSARRRVFDGSLQQVCQRLLSLMSHGSVQRQRRSWHRRTFPEPKPRQFGLHDW; the protein is encoded by the exons ATGCCTGACGGGCCAGTCGATTATGGCGTGCTAGAAGCCGATCGAGTCTCAATTCTGTACTTCAACTTCCTCTACGCAGCTGATCTTATACTTCCATGCAGTGTCTGCATCGATGCAACGAAGGCTCCATGCGGTAAGATGACTTCGGCGAGTCACTCATCCGTAACGTACCTCGTGGGCTTTTCGCCAGAGATTGACGGCAGGCCATTTTGCTTCGCGAAACCTTTGCCGAGCGTCCGTTATTGCTACATATGCAATATCGTACCGCGAACTATCTACGTTCTGGAATGTCTACACCCCTTCTGCAAGACTTGCTACGATCGAATTGTGGCCAAGGGCCCCTGGTGCCCGGTCGACGGGAATTACTTCAACGTCGAAGTTGTCCGAGAGCTGCTGTTTACGCCGGACCGACTGAAAGAGACGAAGGTCATCTGCCAGAATTCTAATGGTGGCTGCGGGTTCGTCGGGAACGTCATGGATATCGTGGAACACTCGTTGAGATCGTGTGGTTTTCTCATGGTTACTTGCCGTCGCTGCAATGAGAGTGTGCGGAAGGACGACATGCTGGAGCATTCTGTGGGTGGTGGCTGCAAGGCCGCATCTTATGTTCG TATTCCGGTCTTGGATTTGCATGCCGGAGAACCACCGGGAAGTCGGGGTGACATGCCAGCACTCTCGGAGCCCACTGTCCTCTTGATTGGCGGCGGTGACCGATGTCCGATGAAAGATACCGGCTGCGAAGCATCAACCGTAGAAGACGAAGGTATCGCCATGGAAGATGGGACACCACGAAAGTTGTCGGATGCGGAAAAGACGCCGCAACCCGAATATTTTGAACTGCTATCTGCCGAGGAAGAGAAGCAGTTTCGTACCAGGCGCTCGAGATCCTCCGCGCCGTCTGCGCGCCGTAGGGTCTTCGACGGAAGCCTACAGCAGGTGTGTCAAAGGCTCCTGTCACTTATGTCCCACGGAAGCGTCCAGAGGCAGCGTAGAAGTTGGCATCGTCGGACCTTCCCCGAGCCGAAGCCGAGACAGTTCGGTCTACATGATTGGTAA